One region of Aeromicrobium sp. Sec7.5 genomic DNA includes:
- a CDS encoding SDR family NAD(P)-dependent oxidoreductase produces the protein MTGGSKGIGLSIARRFAEAGGDVLVAAREERALAVAVEQLEAVPGRTGEVAMQQLDVADRSSVEALFARVGDLGRLGVFVANAGSGSLASFLDITPEVWDRTIGLNLTGTFACVQGAARRMVAQEGEGDCSIIAVSSIRGLGARPGTAHYAASKAGLNQMARVAAYELAPHGVRVNVLSPGITDTPLSSANTDVRDRMLEHVPMGRVGRTDDMAEAALYLASPASRFVTGTNLVVDGGESLW, from the coding sequence GTGACGGGAGGCAGCAAGGGCATTGGGCTCAGCATCGCCCGCCGCTTCGCCGAGGCCGGTGGCGACGTTCTGGTCGCTGCCCGTGAGGAGCGCGCGCTCGCGGTCGCGGTGGAGCAGCTCGAGGCCGTGCCCGGCCGGACCGGCGAGGTGGCCATGCAGCAGCTCGACGTCGCCGACCGCAGCTCGGTGGAGGCGCTGTTCGCGCGGGTCGGCGATCTGGGACGGCTCGGGGTCTTCGTCGCGAACGCCGGCAGCGGTTCGCTCGCGTCCTTCCTGGACATCACCCCCGAGGTCTGGGACCGCACGATCGGGCTCAACCTGACGGGCACCTTCGCCTGTGTCCAGGGCGCGGCACGCCGGATGGTGGCGCAAGAAGGTGAGGGTGACTGCTCAATCATCGCGGTCTCCTCGATCCGAGGTCTGGGTGCTCGGCCCGGGACGGCCCACTATGCGGCCAGCAAGGCCGGCCTCAACCAGATGGCGCGTGTGGCCGCCTACGAGCTGGCTCCTCACGGGGTCCGAGTCAATGTGCTGTCCCCGGGCATCACCGACACGCCGTTGTCCTCGGCGAACACCGACGTCCGCGACCGGATGCTCGAACACGTGCCGATGGGTCGCGTGGGCCGCACCGACGACATGGCCGAGGCGGCCCTCTACCTCGCCTCGCCCGCATCCCGGTTCGTCACCGGGACCAACCTGGTGGTCGACGGGGGCGAGTCCCTCTGGTGA
- the npdG gene encoding NADPH-dependent F420 reductase translates to MSEERDGRELDAMGVLDGVVVGVLGGTGAQGRGLALRWASAGIPVVLGSRDAARAEVAAKEVAHLVTAAGFDGARVSGADNASCAAQSTVVLAAVPWDGHGELLESLAPELEGKVLIDCVNPIGFGKTGPFPLEVAEGSAAQQAQAVLPGSRVVGAFHNVSAVVLADLSQMEVDTDVLVVGEERDDVELVQALADAIPGVRGLFGGRLVNAGQVEKLTANLIAINRRHQTHAGIRITGRGL, encoded by the coding sequence GTGAGCGAGGAACGGGACGGAAGGGAGCTGGACGCGATGGGTGTGCTCGACGGTGTGGTGGTGGGAGTGCTGGGCGGCACGGGCGCGCAAGGGCGTGGTCTGGCTCTGCGCTGGGCCTCGGCCGGCATCCCGGTGGTGCTGGGCTCGCGTGACGCGGCCCGTGCCGAGGTCGCCGCGAAGGAGGTGGCCCACCTGGTCACGGCTGCGGGGTTCGACGGCGCACGGGTGTCGGGCGCGGACAACGCATCGTGCGCCGCACAGTCCACGGTGGTGCTGGCAGCGGTGCCGTGGGACGGCCACGGCGAGCTCCTCGAGTCGTTGGCGCCCGAGCTCGAGGGCAAGGTGCTGATCGACTGCGTCAATCCGATCGGGTTCGGCAAGACCGGTCCGTTCCCCCTGGAGGTGGCCGAGGGCAGTGCGGCGCAGCAGGCGCAGGCGGTCCTTCCGGGGTCGCGGGTCGTGGGCGCGTTCCACAACGTGTCCGCGGTCGTGCTGGCGGACCTGTCCCAGATGGAGGTCGACACCGACGTGCTGGTAGTGGGTGAGGAGCGCGACGACGTCGAGCTCGTGCAGGCACTGGCCGACGCCATCCCGGGGGTGCGTGGCCTCTTCGGAGGGCGTCTGGTCAATGCTGGACAGGTGGAGAAGCTGACGGCGAACCTGATCGCGATCAACCGCCGTCACCAGACTCATGCGGGGATCCGCATCACCGGCCGCGGGTTGTAG
- a CDS encoding bifunctional FO biosynthesis protein CofGH encodes MPTSSLPFPDVRAGSPAALPAEREVRRAVLRAEAGKSLDVAEATSLLGARDKWLDRLMAVAARVRDAGLAAVGRPGTVTYSPKVFVPVTRLCRDRCHYCTFVATPAQLERDGQSLFLTFDEVLDICRAGAEHGCTEALFTLGDRPEDRWPEAKQWLAEAGYDSTLEYVRALAIRVLEETGLLPHLNPGVMSWAEMNRLKPVAPSMGMMLETTSTRLFTERGQPHYGSPDKDPAVRLRVLEDAGRLGIPFTTGILVGIGETLTERAESLFAIRAVHREHGSIQEVIVQNFRAKDATAMRSVDDLGLDEYLAAVATARVVLGPSVRIQAPPNLVDLSECRALLAAGVDDFGGVSPVTPDHVNPERPWPQIDALRDVCAEEGVSLRPRLTTHPELLDAPWVDPRLRGHVDALRGGDGLLAADAAPAGLPWQEPDGGLETTGRSDLHASIDTTGRTDDRRGDFDEVYGDWAVLREKVQGEKVRTAPGLLGAALGTDVTAALRVAEAVPSSLTHAQTETLLRADGASLEVVCSLADAMRHDAVGDAVTYVVNRNINFTNVCYTGCRFCAFAQRKSDADAYSLSLGEVAVRATEAVALGATEVCVQGGIDPELPGTYYADLARTIKTAEPDLHLHAFSPMEVMNGVARTGLSVHELLVSLKEAGVDSLPGTAAEILDDDVRWILTKGKLPTAQWIDVVTTAHSVGLPTTSTMMYGHVDHPGHWATHLGVIARIQEQTGGFTEFVPLPFVHQSSPIYLAGVARPGPTVRDNRAVHAVARIRLHGLIDNIQCSWVKLGPETCTQVLNGGVNDLGGTLMEETISRMAGSTHGSRKEISELVAMAQLAGRPAAQRTTLHEHLPEVVAS; translated from the coding sequence ATGCCTACCTCCTCGCTGCCGTTCCCGGACGTCCGTGCCGGGTCGCCTGCCGCGCTCCCTGCCGAGCGTGAGGTGCGCCGCGCGGTGCTGCGGGCGGAGGCCGGCAAGAGCCTCGACGTCGCCGAGGCAACGTCGCTGCTCGGCGCCCGGGACAAGTGGCTCGACCGGCTGATGGCGGTCGCCGCCCGCGTGCGAGATGCCGGGCTGGCGGCGGTGGGTCGGCCGGGGACGGTGACGTACTCGCCGAAGGTGTTCGTGCCGGTGACCCGGCTGTGCCGCGACCGGTGCCACTACTGCACGTTCGTGGCCACGCCGGCGCAGCTCGAGCGCGACGGTCAGAGCCTGTTCCTGACGTTCGACGAGGTACTGGACATCTGCCGCGCTGGTGCCGAGCACGGATGCACCGAGGCGCTGTTCACGTTGGGTGACCGGCCGGAGGACCGGTGGCCCGAGGCCAAGCAGTGGCTCGCCGAGGCCGGCTACGACTCGACCCTGGAGTACGTGCGAGCGCTGGCGATCCGGGTGCTGGAGGAGACCGGGCTGCTGCCGCACCTGAACCCCGGCGTCATGAGCTGGGCCGAGATGAACCGCCTCAAGCCGGTCGCCCCGTCGATGGGGATGATGCTCGAGACCACCAGTACGAGGTTGTTCACCGAGAGGGGCCAGCCCCACTACGGCAGCCCCGACAAGGATCCTGCGGTGCGGTTGCGGGTCCTGGAGGACGCCGGCCGCCTCGGCATCCCGTTCACCACGGGGATCCTCGTGGGGATCGGCGAGACGCTGACCGAGCGGGCCGAGTCGCTGTTCGCGATCCGGGCAGTGCATCGCGAGCACGGGTCGATCCAGGAAGTCATCGTGCAGAACTTCCGCGCCAAGGACGCCACCGCGATGCGGTCGGTCGACGATCTGGGTCTGGACGAGTACCTCGCCGCCGTCGCGACCGCTCGGGTCGTCCTCGGCCCGTCCGTGCGCATCCAGGCGCCGCCGAACCTGGTGGACCTCAGCGAGTGCCGTGCGCTGCTGGCGGCGGGCGTGGACGACTTCGGTGGCGTCAGCCCGGTCACGCCGGACCACGTGAACCCCGAACGGCCCTGGCCCCAGATCGACGCGCTGCGCGACGTCTGCGCCGAGGAGGGTGTCTCGCTGCGTCCCCGTCTGACGACGCACCCGGAGCTGCTGGACGCCCCGTGGGTCGACCCGCGCCTGCGCGGCCACGTCGACGCCCTGCGCGGTGGTGACGGTCTGCTGGCCGCTGACGCCGCACCCGCGGGTCTGCCGTGGCAGGAACCGGACGGCGGACTCGAGACGACCGGTCGCTCCGACCTGCACGCCAGCATCGACACCACCGGCCGCACCGACGACCGCCGTGGTGACTTCGACGAGGTCTACGGCGACTGGGCCGTCCTGCGTGAAAAAGTGCAGGGCGAGAAGGTCCGCACCGCCCCGGGTCTCCTGGGTGCCGCGCTCGGTACCGACGTGACGGCAGCCCTGCGGGTGGCCGAGGCCGTGCCCTCGTCCCTGACCCACGCGCAGACCGAGACGCTCCTGCGCGCCGACGGTGCCTCACTCGAGGTCGTCTGCTCGCTCGCCGACGCGATGCGTCACGACGCGGTCGGCGACGCGGTGACGTACGTCGTGAACCGGAACATCAACTTCACCAACGTCTGTTACACCGGCTGCCGGTTCTGCGCGTTCGCCCAGCGCAAGAGCGACGCCGACGCCTACTCCCTCTCGCTGGGCGAGGTCGCCGTTCGCGCGACGGAAGCCGTCGCCCTCGGGGCGACCGAGGTGTGCGTGCAGGGCGGTATCGACCCCGAGCTCCCCGGCACCTACTACGCCGACCTCGCCCGGACGATCAAGACCGCCGAGCCCGACCTCCACCTGCACGCGTTCTCACCCATGGAGGTCATGAACGGCGTCGCCCGCACCGGCCTCTCGGTCCATGAGCTTCTCGTCAGCCTCAAAGAGGCGGGCGTCGACTCCCTGCCCGGCACGGCGGCGGAGATCCTCGACGACGACGTCCGATGGATCCTGACCAAGGGCAAGCTCCCGACGGCGCAGTGGATCGACGTCGTCACCACGGCGCACTCCGTGGGCCTGCCCACGACCTCGACGATGATGTACGGCCACGTCGACCACCCGGGCCACTGGGCCACCCACCTCGGGGTGATCGCCCGCATCCAGGAGCAGACCGGCGGCTTCACCGAGTTCGTGCCGCTGCCGTTCGTGCATCAGAGCTCCCCGATCTACCTCGCCGGCGTCGCCCGCCCCGGTCCCACCGTCCGCGACAACCGGGCCGTCCACGCGGTTGCCCGCATCCGCCTCCACGGCCTGATCGACAACATCCAGTGCTCCTGGGTCAAGCTCGGACCCGAGACCTGCACCCAGGTCCTGAACGGTGGGGTCAACGATCTCGGCGGGACGCTCATGGAGGAGACCATCAGCCGCATGGCCGGCTCCACCCACGGCTCACGCAAGGAGATCAGCGAGCTCGTCGCCATGGCGCAGCTCGCCGGCCGGCCCGCAGCCCAGCGCACGACCCTCCACGAGCACCTGCCCGAGGTGGTCGCGTCATGA